AAGATAAGTATAAGGTAGTTCTTTATAACCAATCATTGAATCTAAGGTGCTACTAGCTTTATATGCTAAAGCCAAAGGAGCAGCACCGATAACAGGGATAAATGCCCCAATAATAGTATAAAAAAGAGGAGCCATTACCCCATCAGTCGCATTTTCTGTGACGGTTTCTAAGATTGCTCTGAGAATATCCACTGTGGAAAGATTGGCTGTATCTCTACCGACATAATTACTTAAAACCTGTCGCGCTGGTTCTAATTCTCCATTTATTAAAGGTTGCAGAACTTCTGTAGCTGCATTTCCTAAACTTTTGAGAGCAAAACAACTAGCAACCAGAATGCTTTCTACGACAATTCCTAAAAATGGATGTATCCACTTGGCACTTTGAACTAGAATCCAGCCAACTAAACCACTACCAATCATCACAATTATCCCTAGGAAAATTCCGGACAGACGCTGAGAAAGAGGATTTTGACAATATTGGAGAGCTAGTTTACTCAAGCGAGAAATTACCCATCCCATAGCTCGCACGGGGTGAGGCCAACCCCAAGGATCTCCGATTAAGTAGTCTAACAATGCAGCCAAAATCAAAACAGCAGATATCATTTTTTCTTTGTCAGTGGTCAGTGGTTAGTTGTCAGTTGTTGGTTGTCAGTGGTCAGTGGTTAGTTGTCAGTTGTCAGTTGTTGGTTGTCAGTGGTCAGTGGTTAGTTGTTAGTTGTTAGTTGTCAGTTATCACTAAACTACAAAATTGGCTTCTTCACCTTGAGATGCTTGCCAACTGCGAGCGTCATAATAAAGATCTGCCAGGGTAATATTGTACAAGGCTTCTTTTAGCTTTTGGTTGAGTCTGTGCCAGAGACTGGATGTTACCCAATCTGCTGTTTGAGTAGGTGTGGGATTGTTCAGGGGTAAGTTAGTTATATTTTCACCAACTGCTTCTAAAATTTGTCCAATAGATATTTGTGCCGGTTTTTTTGCTAATTGGTATCCACCGACGCTACCACGAATTGATGTTACTAATCCGGCTCGACGCATTTCTATGAGCAACTTTTCTAAATAAGGAGCAGGGATATCTTGACGTTTGGCGATCGCTCTGACCGATTCAGGCCCATATTTTGGACGCAAACTCAAATCTAGTAATGCTTTTACACTGTAGTGTCCCCTCGTCGTTAGTTTCATATTTTGCTAATTATAAAATTTCCTTTCTTTAATGGCTCTTCCCTCTTCCCGGTCTGATTGTGTAATGAGTGCGAATTAAATCAGAATACTATATAAGACTCCTAATTGATTCTTGAAAAGAATCCCTTTGCCTTTTACCTGCCTATCCAAGTAATTTGCAGAATCAAAACCGGATTCCTATCTATAGTAGCTATCAGCATCATTATAATTATATTTTTGAAAATTTTTGAAAAAAATTGATAATAGTGCAACAATTTTGTCAATGAGTGTAATATACTTGGTCAGGCTGATAAAAAAACGCAAGGATACTGTTCCTATTAGTTCAATATCAGCTAAAATAAAATCCACTTGACAACTTCAAAAAATCATTTTCGACCTAAGTTGATGCCTAAACAGAAAAAAATTGAACTCCTAGTCGGTGACGAACTGCTCAAAAAAGTTAAAGAGCTAGAAGCCATTAGCAAAGACGAAAAAGCTAAACAGTGTGGCTACTATACTGTTACCAAAAATGGTATAGAGCGCGTTAACATGATGAAATTCTTGAATGCCCTAATTGATGCCGAGGGTATTCAGTTGGATAGTTCTCCCAGTGCGAATGGGCGTGGTGGACGGAGTGCCAGCTATAGAATTAGTGTGCAATCAAACCACAACCTGCTAATTGGTGCAGCTTACACAAAACAGATGAATCTTCAACCTGGTGATGAGTTTATCATCACTTTAGGGAAAAAGCATATTCGACTCCGACAAGTAGATTCAGAATCTGTAGAAAATGCTGAAGTAGAAGCTACAGCTTAAGGAATATTCATTAGTTTTATCAGTTGTCAGTGGTTTACTTTTACCTCTGATAGCTGACTAATTACCAATTCCCAATTTCCTCTATATATTCGGTGGTTGGGATCACTGGTAAATATTGGTGTAGTACCTTAGTGATTGCTGTTAAATTACAGGTTAATTCAATTTGTTCTCTCTCTAGCAAACCCAGAATAAAATCAGGATTGTCTTTAGCTACCACTGGTAATTGATGTAAACCACGTAATGCCATCCGGTCTAAAGCTTCAGATAAAGGTTCATCATCCCTGGCATAGAGAATATCTGTAGTACAAATATCTATCAGTTTTTGAGTAGATAAATATTCCTGAATTTCAGTAGATGAATTAGGAAGGTTTTGGCATATAAACAAAGTCCGTTTAATATCTTCTAGAGAAAGAATTCCCACCAGCTTGCCAGCATCATCATCAATAATCAAAGCACTGCGTATTCGTCCCCGTGTCATTACTACCGCAGCCTCTAATACTCCCAGACTTGCTGATAATTTTTTGGGGTAAGTGTGCATAGCATCTGCTACTAACATTTGCTGCCAAAGTTCTACCTTTTCATCTTTCAATTCTGG
The window above is part of the Dolichospermum sp. DET69 genome. Proteins encoded here:
- a CDS encoding AbrB family transcriptional regulator translates to MPKQKKIELLVGDELLKKVKELEAISKDEKAKQCGYYTVTKNGIERVNMMKFLNALIDAEGIQLDSSPSANGRGGRSASYRISVQSNHNLLIGAAYTKQMNLQPGDEFIITLGKKHIRLRQVDSESVENAEVEATA
- a CDS encoding cobalamin biosynthesis protein; its protein translation is MISAVLILAALLDYLIGDPWGWPHPVRAMGWVISRLSKLALQYCQNPLSQRLSGIFLGIIVMIGSGLVGWILVQSAKWIHPFLGIVVESILVASCFALKSLGNAATEVLQPLINGELEPARQVLSNYVGRDTANLSTVDILRAILETVTENATDGVMAPLFYTIIGAFIPVIGAAPLALAYKASSTLDSMIGYKELPYTYLGWFSARWEDGFTWLPCRLTVITLSLISLKPLNVWRICRRDAIKDPSPNSGWSECAYAAVLGVQMGGINWYRGVAKDKPLLGDAIYPITPDSIYKALQLTQYAFLLWLGIAIFCQLLVVGV
- a CDS encoding Rrf2 family transcriptional regulator codes for the protein MKLTTRGHYSVKALLDLSLRPKYGPESVRAIAKRQDIPAPYLEKLLIEMRRAGLVTSIRGSVGGYQLAKKPAQISIGQILEAVGENITNLPLNNPTPTQTADWVTSSLWHRLNQKLKEALYNITLADLYYDARSWQASQGEEANFVV